A part of Actinobaculum sp. 313 genomic DNA contains:
- a CDS encoding alpha/beta fold hydrolase, giving the protein MDMATYRLEGHTLNEYWIEVPLDYFGAAQSLSDDATGRSGEGLPDTINVFAREYVRDGHEADPRLVFFQGGPGSAAPRMAPINSWLSTALDHFRVVLLDERGTGNSYPLEANAITAVGRPEAQAALLACFRQDSIVQDAERLREALQGDEPWAALGQSFGGFTVTCYLSQAPKGLSEAFITAGLPSTHLHADAVYRYTYPQTAVRNQEFFARYPADEETAWYIARHLADVEEVLPTGERLTPARFRQLGLYLGYSYGPDSLHFLLEDPVWFHRGERRLRPQFLARAGQNLSMASHPLYAVLQESIYAQASTGSTAWSAQRVRGGFPEFRLPDLSAGSEGEKELRAEGHGFRFTGEHMYPWQFEQDPALTGLEAATELLALKRDWPELYSREVLAENTVPAAAWIYVDDMFVPFDLSRETAREIRGLKPLMTNDFHHDGLRTGGPQMIERLLRAVRS; this is encoded by the coding sequence ATGGATATGGCGACGTACCGGCTGGAGGGGCATACCCTCAACGAGTATTGGATTGAGGTTCCGCTCGACTATTTTGGTGCAGCGCAGAGCCTATCGGACGATGCGACGGGGCGTTCGGGTGAGGGCTTACCGGACACCATCAACGTGTTTGCTCGCGAGTATGTGCGCGACGGCCATGAGGCCGACCCGCGGCTGGTTTTCTTCCAGGGAGGGCCGGGGTCAGCGGCGCCTCGCATGGCCCCCATCAATTCCTGGCTGAGCACCGCTTTGGACCATTTCCGGGTGGTCCTCCTCGATGAACGCGGTACCGGCAACTCCTACCCCTTGGAGGCCAACGCGATCACTGCGGTGGGACGCCCGGAGGCGCAGGCCGCCCTCCTTGCCTGTTTCCGGCAGGATTCCATCGTGCAGGACGCCGAACGGCTCCGGGAAGCCCTGCAAGGTGACGAGCCGTGGGCCGCGTTGGGGCAGAGTTTCGGAGGATTTACGGTCACCTGTTATCTTTCGCAAGCGCCCAAGGGCCTTTCGGAGGCTTTCATCACCGCCGGTCTGCCGTCCACGCATTTGCACGCCGACGCCGTCTACCGGTACACCTACCCGCAAACAGCGGTGCGTAACCAGGAGTTCTTCGCCCGATACCCGGCCGACGAAGAAACCGCGTGGTACATCGCTCGGCATTTGGCCGATGTGGAGGAAGTGCTTCCCACCGGGGAGCGGCTCACCCCTGCTCGGTTCCGCCAGCTCGGCCTGTACCTGGGATATTCCTACGGACCGGACAGCCTGCACTTCCTTCTGGAAGACCCTGTGTGGTTCCATCGCGGTGAGCGGCGTCTTCGCCCGCAGTTTCTCGCCCGCGCCGGGCAGAATCTCTCTATGGCGAGCCATCCGCTCTACGCGGTGTTGCAGGAGTCCATTTACGCGCAGGCCTCCACAGGCTCGACGGCGTGGAGCGCGCAGCGGGTGCGGGGAGGGTTTCCCGAATTCCGTCTTCCAGACCTCTCAGCCGGTAGCGAGGGAGAAAAGGAGCTGCGTGCCGAGGGCCACGGCTTCCGGTTCACCGGCGAGCATATGTATCCCTGGCAGTTCGAGCAGGACCCGGCACTGACCGGGCTGGAAGCTGCGACTGAGCTTCTCGCCCTGAAACGTGACTGGCCGGAACTCTATTCGCGCGAGGTGCTGGCGGAGAACACGGTTCCTGCGGCTGCTTGGATATACGTGGACGACATGTTCGTGCCTTTTGATCTCTCCCGGGAAACCGCACGTGAAATCCGTGGATTGAAGCCGCTGATGACCAATGACTTCCACCACGACGGCCTGCGCACCGGCGGACCACAGATGATCGAACGCCTTCTACGAGCGGTACGCAGCTAG
- a CDS encoding C2 family cysteine protease, whose translation MTIFSNLIGDMPGHSQAVFEYADMVQHSASRTAEAETSLRSSRSMTPSWSGASADAYQESIRGQIHDICVLADGTEDGSKSLLRYAWTLRTHEDRVEELHDELLKLDSQYDAAPDKAAVLPALIRPAKMITQEYADRVSQAKEAAEVCAAELRNSLDLEPVNRRSNGTNVGASEELTEEDIERINRELENLNFNNVQQGSIGDCYYLSALMAVMQYDEGQDWLRSCISPHYDENGKQDGYLVTVYDDPLHPDEKAKQTVLVTDVYAHGATGLDGSPSVISIFESAYGQLHPGGTLDGSDGGITSGSRQEALQDVTNRSAHTIDGQDGYSQSEREEIVDALDQDHPATAGTGAAPSEHFENGKEQVEVELPNGSRQKIVLYHSHAYAIVDADENGVTLRNPHGMNRTPYGSEVDGTFTMSWEDFSYYYGNVTVGEIP comes from the coding sequence ATGACTATCTTCAGCAATTTGATTGGTGATATGCCCGGTCACTCCCAGGCCGTTTTTGAGTACGCCGATATGGTGCAACACTCAGCCAGCAGGACCGCAGAAGCGGAAACCAGTCTTAGATCCTCGCGCTCAATGACTCCGAGTTGGAGCGGAGCATCGGCGGACGCGTACCAGGAGTCGATTCGCGGACAGATTCACGATATTTGCGTCCTCGCCGACGGCACGGAGGACGGCAGCAAGTCGCTCCTCCGCTACGCCTGGACACTGCGAACCCACGAAGATCGTGTCGAGGAACTACACGATGAACTGCTCAAACTTGACTCGCAGTATGACGCCGCACCCGATAAAGCGGCGGTACTTCCTGCCCTGATCCGCCCCGCCAAGATGATCACGCAGGAATACGCGGACCGCGTCTCACAAGCGAAGGAGGCCGCCGAGGTCTGTGCGGCAGAATTGCGTAACTCTCTGGACCTCGAGCCCGTGAACCGCCGCAGCAATGGCACCAATGTTGGCGCGAGCGAAGAACTGACCGAGGAGGACATCGAGCGTATCAATAGGGAGTTGGAGAATCTCAACTTCAACAACGTCCAGCAGGGATCGATCGGCGACTGCTACTACCTCTCCGCCCTAATGGCAGTAATGCAGTACGACGAGGGGCAGGATTGGCTTCGCTCGTGTATCTCTCCCCATTACGACGAGAACGGCAAGCAGGATGGGTACCTGGTTACGGTATACGACGACCCACTCCACCCGGACGAGAAGGCGAAACAGACCGTTCTTGTCACCGACGTGTACGCACATGGCGCCACCGGCCTCGACGGATCGCCTTCTGTCATATCGATCTTTGAGTCCGCCTATGGGCAGCTTCACCCGGGCGGCACTTTGGATGGATCAGATGGCGGTATCACTTCTGGCAGCCGTCAAGAAGCGTTGCAAGATGTAACCAATAGAAGTGCGCACACAATCGACGGGCAGGATGGCTACAGCCAATCAGAGAGGGAGGAGATTGTCGATGCCCTTGACCAGGATCATCCTGCAACGGCGGGCACAGGAGCAGCACCCAGCGAGCATTTTGAGAATGGAAAGGAGCAAGTGGAAGTCGAACTTCCCAACGGATCGAGACAGAAGATCGTCCTCTACCACAGTCACGCGTACGCCATCGTAGATGCGGATGAAAACGGTGTTACCCTCCGCAATCCGCACGGGATGAACAGGACTCCTTACGGCTCAGAGGTTGATGGGACCTTCACCATGTCGTGGGAAGACTTCAGCTATTACTACGGTAATGTCACAGTCGGTGAAATACCCTAA
- the amrS gene encoding AmmeMemoRadiSam system radical SAM enzyme encodes MPSTQTASAGVVARYGHQVGDRVQCDLCPRECRIADGQRGFCFVRMNRGGELILDTYGRSSGFCLDPVEKKPLNHFLPGTAILSFGTAGCNLGCKYCQNWDISKSREVDRLVDEAGPEEIAEAALACGARAVAFTYNDPTIFTEYAVDVAAACHERGIAAVAVSAGYIQGDARRDLFRAVDAANIDLKSFSEEFYRRITGGRLGTVLETLEFIAHETACWLEITTLVIPGYNDGDAELEALSGWIVEHLGSDVPVHFSAFHPDFRMLDVPRTPPETLTRARKIARGAGLRYVYTGNVHDREGDTTRCPGCNAALIERDWFAIGSYRLRVSDQRRESGALRGTGAGVCPQCGEEIPGVFDPAGAGEFGPRRVPVWLGAR; translated from the coding sequence ATGCCAAGCACGCAGACCGCATCCGCCGGTGTCGTCGCCCGATATGGGCACCAAGTGGGTGATCGGGTTCAGTGCGACCTTTGCCCACGCGAGTGCCGCATTGCAGATGGTCAGCGGGGCTTTTGCTTCGTCCGCATGAACCGAGGCGGCGAACTCATTCTCGACACCTACGGACGTTCGTCGGGATTCTGCCTGGATCCGGTGGAGAAGAAGCCGCTGAACCACTTCCTTCCCGGCACCGCCATCCTCTCCTTCGGAACAGCAGGGTGCAATCTTGGGTGCAAATACTGCCAGAACTGGGATATTTCCAAGTCGCGAGAAGTTGATCGGCTCGTGGACGAGGCGGGGCCGGAGGAGATTGCCGAGGCCGCGCTGGCCTGCGGTGCCCGCGCCGTCGCATTCACGTACAACGATCCGACGATTTTCACCGAATATGCCGTTGACGTGGCGGCGGCCTGCCATGAGCGCGGTATCGCCGCCGTCGCCGTCTCCGCCGGATACATACAAGGTGACGCCCGCCGCGATCTATTCCGCGCAGTGGATGCAGCGAATATCGACCTAAAGTCTTTTTCGGAGGAGTTCTACCGGAGGATCACTGGCGGGCGGCTGGGGACCGTGCTGGAGACTCTGGAGTTCATTGCCCATGAGACGGCTTGTTGGCTGGAAATCACGACCCTGGTGATTCCCGGTTACAACGACGGCGACGCTGAGTTGGAGGCGCTCAGCGGATGGATAGTGGAGCATCTGGGCTCGGATGTTCCGGTGCATTTTTCGGCCTTCCATCCGGACTTTCGTATGCTGGATGTGCCACGCACTCCGCCGGAAACCCTCACCCGGGCGCGCAAGATCGCTCGGGGTGCAGGGTTGCGCTACGTCTATACCGGTAACGTGCATGATCGGGAGGGAGACACGACGCGCTGCCCGGGATGTAACGCCGCACTGATTGAGCGTGATTGGTTCGCTATCGGTAGCTATCGGTTACGTGTTTCGGATCAGCGGCGCGAATCTGGTGCGTTGCGCGGCACGGGAGCGGGAGTGTGCCCGCAGTGCGGCGAGGAGATTCCGGGCGTGTTTGATCCGGCGGGCGCAGGGGAGTTTGGTCCGCGACGCGTGCCGGTGTGGCTTGGTGCGAGGTGA
- the amrA gene encoding AmmeMemoRadiSam system protein A gives MTDTIATGFDGAVLVRLAREEIESWLSLDESAVARGRAERAYGGVPSRAVHRTTSASDRSNAGSVNSVRDGTRSEPASRSIADSVDSVRDGTHRGQNDQAAETAKNARGVDVETDAETGDREAKDVELMRLYPRLAEPGATFVSLHKGTELRGCIGSLVAHQSLLGDVRRNAFMAAFSDPRFPPLQPDELADLHIEVSLLSPPERMLFLDRLDLEEQLRPGVDGLILEFARHRGTFLPQVWDQLPSPRDFVDHLLVKAGLPPSFWAPEIAVSRYTVTAWSEEPVGGA, from the coding sequence ATGACTGACACAATTGCCACCGGTTTCGATGGTGCTGTTCTTGTTCGTTTGGCGCGGGAAGAGATCGAGAGCTGGCTGAGTCTGGACGAGTCGGCCGTCGCTCGCGGGAGGGCAGAGAGGGCGTATGGCGGAGTGCCCTCCAGGGCCGTTCACAGGACTACCTCCGCTAGCGACCGGAGCAATGCGGGAAGTGTGAACTCTGTGCGCGATGGTACGCGTTCCGAGCCCGCTTCACGTTCCATCGCCGACAGCGTGGACTCCGTGCGCGATGGTACGCATCGCGGGCAGAACGATCAGGCGGCGGAAACGGCGAAGAATGCACGCGGCGTCGACGTCGAAACAGACGCCGAAACAGGTGACCGGGAGGCGAAGGACGTGGAGCTTATGCGGTTGTACCCCCGGCTGGCCGAGCCGGGTGCGACTTTCGTTTCCTTGCACAAGGGTACGGAGTTGCGCGGGTGTATTGGGTCGCTGGTTGCCCACCAAAGCCTCTTGGGTGATGTGCGACGCAACGCCTTTATGGCGGCCTTCAGCGACCCGCGTTTTCCTCCGCTGCAGCCCGACGAATTGGCCGACCTGCACATTGAAGTCTCGCTACTATCACCCCCGGAACGCATGCTCTTCCTTGACCGGCTCGATCTTGAGGAGCAGTTGCGGCCCGGCGTGGATGGGCTGATCTTGGAGTTTGCGCGCCATCGAGGCACCTTTCTCCCCCAGGTGTGGGATCAGCTGCCATCGCCCCGTGATTTTGTTGATCACCTGCTTGTAAAGGCTGGGCTACCGCCATCGTTTTGGGCGCCGGAGATTGCGGTGTCACGCTACACGGTGACGGCATGGAGTGAGGAGCCGGTAGGAGGGGCCTGA
- the amrB gene encoding AmmeMemoRadiSam system protein B, whose amino-acid sequence MVTVRQPAVAGLFYPHDAQECRASVRECLDFARQNSCLLAAPPHAIIAPHAGYVYSGLVAGLAYRQLEPLRGQVTRAVVMGPAHRVPVRGIACSEADAMATPLGVMPVAREAEQEVARCLPQLVPDSLVHAQEHSVEVHLPFLQEVLGDIEVIPLVAGDVSIDDVAAVWDAFWGDDETVVVASSDLSHYHSYAQAQRIDRGTIGQILDGDCAINHFQACGATPMNGLLLAAQRRGLMPRLLGMCNSGDVAPDRSRVVGYAALALVGDAYDDVVLDAEAQVPEVKVQSSNSGTPVPGVDARALDADTPVQERNPPARKSNMQVVDANAPAPGTEGDASFQRNTEGENND is encoded by the coding sequence ATGGTGACGGTTCGTCAGCCTGCAGTGGCGGGCTTGTTTTATCCGCATGACGCACAAGAGTGCCGTGCGAGTGTAAGAGAATGCCTGGATTTCGCGCGCCAGAACTCGTGCTTGTTGGCGGCGCCCCCGCATGCGATTATTGCCCCGCATGCGGGTTACGTCTATTCAGGCCTGGTGGCAGGCTTGGCATACCGTCAGTTGGAACCATTGCGTGGTCAGGTGACCCGCGCGGTGGTGATGGGCCCGGCTCATCGTGTGCCAGTGCGGGGCATTGCCTGCAGCGAGGCTGACGCGATGGCGACGCCGCTGGGAGTGATGCCGGTTGCCCGCGAGGCGGAGCAGGAAGTTGCGCGGTGTCTGCCGCAGCTCGTTCCCGATTCGCTCGTACATGCGCAGGAGCATTCGGTAGAGGTTCATCTACCGTTTTTGCAGGAAGTTCTGGGCGATATCGAGGTTATTCCGCTTGTAGCCGGCGATGTCAGTATTGATGATGTCGCAGCGGTGTGGGACGCGTTCTGGGGTGACGACGAGACGGTTGTAGTGGCCAGCTCCGACCTGTCCCATTACCACTCTTACGCGCAGGCGCAGCGGATTGACCGAGGCACCATCGGGCAGATCCTTGACGGCGACTGCGCTATCAATCATTTCCAGGCATGCGGTGCCACGCCGATGAACGGTTTGCTGCTGGCGGCGCAACGCCGGGGTCTAATGCCCCGCTTGCTCGGCATGTGCAATTCCGGAGACGTCGCACCGGACCGCTCGCGAGTGGTTGGCTACGCGGCTCTTGCACTAGTTGGCGACGCGTACGACGACGTCGTACTGGACGCTGAAGCGCAGGTGCCGGAGGTGAAGGTGCAGTCGTCGAACTCAGGTACGCCTGTGCCTGGGGTGGATGCGCGGGCGCTGGACGCGGATACACCAGTGCAGGAGAGGAACCCACCTGCGCGCAAGTCCAACATGCAGGTCGTAGACGCGAACGCTCCGGCACCGGGTACGGAAGGCGACGCGTCTTTCCAGAGGAACACGGAAGGTGAGAATAATGACTGA
- a CDS encoding aldo/keto reductase, whose translation MSTHVTFSNGVSIPTIGVGFWEVPADQAQRTVEEAVELGYRHLDGAAAYQNEVEMGAGIRSCGVPREELFVTTKLQNGNQGHDKALTAFDASLERLGLDYVDLYLIHWPVAKWGLYNETWKALEEIYASGRAKAIGVANFLPEHIEDLLAHCEVRPMINQFECHPSLQQREIEEASKAAGMAIEAYSPIGRGVDLSNPVVEQVAAERGCTPAQAILAWHLAKGRIIIPKSVHRERMAENLESANVTLTQENIAVIDSLEAGLRQTGDPATFDYSQF comes from the coding sequence ATGAGTACTCACGTGACTTTCAGCAATGGTGTTTCAATTCCTACAATCGGCGTCGGATTCTGGGAAGTTCCGGCAGACCAAGCACAACGAACCGTTGAAGAGGCCGTCGAACTCGGCTACCGGCACCTAGACGGCGCCGCCGCCTATCAGAACGAGGTGGAGATGGGCGCGGGCATTCGGTCCTGCGGCGTGCCACGCGAAGAACTCTTCGTAACAACCAAACTGCAAAACGGCAATCAAGGCCATGATAAGGCTCTCACTGCCTTCGATGCCTCTCTGGAACGGCTCGGCCTGGACTACGTGGACCTATACCTTATTCACTGGCCAGTGGCGAAATGGGGCCTGTACAACGAGACGTGGAAGGCGCTGGAGGAAATCTACGCCTCCGGACGTGCCAAGGCGATCGGCGTCGCCAACTTCCTGCCGGAGCATATTGAAGACCTCCTCGCGCATTGCGAGGTGCGTCCGATGATCAACCAGTTCGAATGCCACCCCTCGCTGCAACAACGGGAGATTGAGGAGGCATCCAAGGCTGCGGGAATGGCCATCGAGGCGTACTCCCCGATCGGCCGCGGCGTTGACCTGAGCAATCCCGTGGTTGAACAAGTGGCCGCCGAGCGTGGTTGCACCCCGGCACAGGCAATTTTGGCATGGCACCTGGCCAAGGGCCGGATCATTATCCCGAAGTCCGTGCACCGCGAGCGCATGGCGGAGAATCTGGAATCCGCCAACGTGACACTGACGCAGGAGAACATCGCCGTGATCGACAGCTTGGAGGCCGGTCTTCGCCAGACCGGCGATCCGGCAACCTTCGACTACAGCCAGTTCTGA
- a CDS encoding aldo/keto reductase has protein sequence MTVPTIPLNTGQRIPQLGLGTYKMLGDDAEHAVATALELGYRHIDTAQMYGNEAAVGRGIAKSGVPREEIFITTKLDNPNHESADARRSFAESLEKLGTDYVDLFLIHWPLPNQYDGDYLSTWKTLEEFAADGRARSIGVSNFQRHHLETIVEGSETVPAVDQIELHPYFQNQVIAEFCRENRIAVEAWAPLVRGMVADEPGVASVAKNHNCTAAQAVLAWHLAKGHIIFPKSVHRERLEENLAAAMIELTVDEVEQISSLDRGELGRTGMHPDTMERVKGSIGDK, from the coding sequence ATGACCGTTCCAACCATTCCACTCAACACCGGCCAGCGCATACCCCAGCTGGGCCTCGGAACGTACAAGATGCTTGGCGACGACGCCGAACACGCCGTCGCCACCGCCTTAGAACTCGGCTACCGGCACATTGATACCGCCCAAATGTACGGAAATGAAGCCGCCGTCGGCCGCGGGATCGCAAAATCAGGCGTGCCGCGAGAAGAAATCTTCATCACGACGAAGCTGGATAACCCGAACCACGAGTCGGCAGACGCGCGGCGGTCCTTTGCGGAATCACTGGAGAAGCTGGGAACCGACTACGTGGATCTCTTCCTCATCCACTGGCCACTGCCAAATCAGTACGACGGCGATTATCTTTCCACTTGGAAGACCTTGGAGGAGTTTGCGGCCGACGGGCGTGCGCGGTCAATCGGCGTTTCCAACTTTCAACGCCATCACCTTGAGACGATTGTCGAAGGCTCGGAGACGGTTCCCGCCGTCGATCAAATCGAACTGCACCCGTATTTCCAGAACCAGGTGATTGCCGAGTTCTGCCGCGAAAACAGAATCGCGGTCGAGGCCTGGGCACCGCTTGTACGCGGAATGGTGGCCGACGAGCCCGGCGTGGCAAGTGTTGCGAAGAACCACAACTGTACGGCCGCACAAGCCGTACTGGCGTGGCATCTTGCCAAAGGGCATATCATCTTCCCGAAGTCTGTACATCGCGAGCGGCTCGAAGAGAACCTTGCCGCGGCGATGATCGAACTGACCGTGGATGAAGTCGAACAGATCAGTAGCCTGGATCGCGGCGAATTGGGCCGCACGGGAATGCATCCAGACACCATGGAGCGCGTCAAGGGCTCCATTGGCGACAAGTAG
- the thiD gene encoding bifunctional hydroxymethylpyrimidine kinase/phosphomethylpyrimidine kinase has product MVDFAYTIAGSEATGGAGFQVDLKTFQQLGVYGMGTLTCIVSFDPAHDWAHRFVPVDPQVIRDQIEATLAAQAVDTVKIGMLGHPDTIDSVAEGLASQQWRNIVVDPVLICKGQEPGAALDTDMALRAKILPLATVATPNHFEALTLSGMEELATVEDLGEAAKRISDQGPRYVVVKGGIDFPGPDAVDVLWDGEEITPFKVPKIGQERVSGAGCTLAAAITAELAKGQDIHAAVQTAKNMVTAGIEARVSANTPFDTVWQGAYTPRD; this is encoded by the coding sequence ATGGTTGACTTTGCGTACACAATTGCAGGGTCGGAAGCAACCGGCGGAGCCGGTTTCCAAGTCGATCTGAAAACGTTCCAACAACTCGGCGTTTACGGAATGGGCACATTGACCTGTATCGTCTCCTTCGACCCCGCACATGACTGGGCTCATCGCTTCGTTCCGGTTGATCCGCAGGTAATCCGCGACCAGATCGAGGCCACTCTCGCTGCGCAGGCCGTCGACACGGTCAAGATCGGCATGCTCGGACATCCGGACACCATCGACTCCGTAGCGGAAGGCCTTGCGTCACAGCAGTGGCGAAATATCGTGGTGGATCCCGTCCTCATCTGCAAGGGCCAAGAACCGGGAGCCGCGCTCGATACGGATATGGCGCTGCGCGCCAAGATCTTGCCGTTGGCCACCGTCGCCACGCCGAATCACTTCGAAGCACTGACCTTGTCAGGCATGGAAGAGCTGGCCACGGTCGAAGATCTTGGTGAGGCGGCAAAGCGTATCTCCGACCAGGGGCCGCGCTACGTCGTCGTCAAGGGCGGAATCGACTTCCCCGGTCCGGATGCCGTGGACGTTCTGTGGGACGGCGAAGAGATTACCCCCTTCAAGGTGCCGAAGATCGGGCAGGAGCGGGTCTCCGGTGCCGGTTGCACCCTTGCCGCCGCGATCACCGCGGAGCTGGCAAAGGGCCAGGACATCCACGCTGCCGTACAGACGGCAAAGAACATGGTGACCGCTGGCATCGAAGCGCGCGTAAGCGCCAACACACCATTCGACACCGTCTGGCAAGGTGCGTATACGCCGCGCGACTGA
- a CDS encoding YdcF family protein has translation MTGRIVACDGQDGNRAAVPVIVVLGCRTIGHDPTRTLRFRLETALVEFERARNAGITAYVLCCGGQGQDELEPESVVMARWLADRGIPEDLLLVEDASHSTEENLMNAQRILLDVTSGMHMADHDDRAHHAGTTAVSAPPRRQSATRPTKSGGTEPVGLVGAKPSASDGTWPTGSVSAESVSQVGTRPTGSGGARPTGSGGARPTGSGGTRPTGSGGTRPTGSGGDRPVDPGSAGRGVSPSLATAPPVGFTAQRKLPAVIVTSWPHVARAQFLARRAGFRPVMRGAHVSPGRVPHALFWEAGSWAFIAAAKLPAAHLVTRLSGWINVRLGRPAHTSVSYQSLYRHSHSGKEPR, from the coding sequence ATGACAGGCAGGATAGTGGCATGTGACGGGCAGGACGGCAATCGCGCCGCCGTGCCCGTCATTGTCGTACTCGGGTGCCGTACGATCGGTCATGACCCCACGCGGACGCTGCGCTTCCGATTAGAAACCGCGCTGGTCGAGTTCGAAAGGGCACGCAACGCCGGAATCACCGCCTATGTTCTGTGCTGTGGCGGGCAAGGACAGGACGAACTCGAGCCGGAATCGGTTGTGATGGCGCGTTGGCTCGCTGATCGCGGCATTCCGGAGGATCTGTTGCTTGTAGAAGATGCCTCGCATTCCACCGAGGAGAACCTGATGAATGCGCAGCGTATTCTCCTCGACGTCACCTCCGGCATGCATATGGCCGATCATGACGACCGGGCTCATCATGCGGGCACGACTGCGGTAAGCGCCCCGCCTAGAAGGCAGAGTGCCACGCGACCGACGAAGTCCGGCGGTACTGAGCCTGTGGGCCTCGTCGGTGCTAAACCCTCAGCCTCGGACGGTACATGGCCGACGGGCTCGGTGAGTGCTGAGTCGGTGAGCCAGGTCGGTACGCGACCCACTGGCTCCGGCGGTGCGCGACCCACTGGCTCCGGCGGTGCGCGACCCACTGGCTCCGGCGGTACGCGACCCACTGGCTCCGGCGGTACGCGACCCACTGGCTCCGGCGGCGACCGGCCTGTAGATCCCGGTTCTGCGGGCAGAGGTGTCAGCCCTTCGCTCGCAACTGCCCCTCCTGTCGGATTCACTGCTCAGCGGAAGTTGCCGGCCGTTATTGTCACCTCGTGGCCGCATGTGGCACGGGCTCAGTTCCTGGCTCGGCGCGCCGGTTTTCGGCCGGTCATGCGCGGAGCACATGTTTCCCCGGGCAGGGTTCCACACGCCCTTTTCTGGGAAGCGGGGTCGTGGGCCTTCATTGCGGCGGCGAAGCTACCCGCAGCTCATCTAGTCACCCGGCTCAGCGGGTGGATCAATGTACGACTAGGGCGGCCCGCGCACACCTCTGTTTCGTATCAGTCGCTATATCGCCACTCGCATTCTGGGAAGGAACCCCGATGA
- a CDS encoding HD domain-containing protein, whose translation MTSPYFAAAVRFVHEHLSTRDVAAAQQRYRFQHCLRVAAIGRAVAEEAGMDADALELACVLHDVGKFDPAWHVDHGRAGAKLARRFLAEQGAHPALIDEICQGIAMHTDGRWNYPPQSPDYTGAIDYSEEPSVLARSVGDCDNVDRFGAYRVYDTLQYVDFLGMELNEQLSFIAGYRQRLAREREYACATGACQRRWIEALDAQNEYFAALEAQIAAALPGTLLLREQKG comes from the coding sequence ATGACATCACCCTATTTCGCTGCGGCCGTCCGATTCGTACACGAGCACCTGAGCACGCGCGACGTCGCCGCTGCTCAGCAGCGCTATCGCTTCCAGCACTGTCTGCGGGTCGCAGCAATCGGGCGAGCCGTTGCGGAAGAAGCGGGCATGGATGCAGATGCCTTAGAACTGGCATGTGTTCTGCATGATGTCGGCAAATTCGATCCCGCCTGGCATGTCGACCATGGTCGCGCTGGCGCAAAATTAGCCCGGCGTTTCCTTGCAGAGCAGGGGGCGCACCCCGCTCTTATTGACGAGATATGTCAGGGGATTGCCATGCACACGGACGGGCGATGGAACTACCCACCGCAGTCCCCCGATTACACCGGCGCCATTGACTACTCTGAGGAGCCGAGCGTACTTGCCCGCTCGGTCGGCGACTGCGATAACGTTGACCGCTTTGGCGCCTACCGTGTTTATGACACTCTGCAATACGTGGACTTTCTCGGAATGGAACTCAATGAGCAGCTCAGTTTCATTGCCGGTTACCGGCAGCGTCTAGCGCGAGAACGCGAATACGCATGCGCCACCGGCGCCTGCCAACGGCGCTGGATTGAAGCACTTGACGCGCAGAATGAGTACTTCGCCGCGTTAGAGGCGCAGATTGCGGCGGCGCTTCCCGGCACACTCTTGCTGCGAGAACAAAAAGGGTAG